From the genome of Terriglobales bacterium, one region includes:
- a CDS encoding UBP-type zinc finger domain-containing protein: MAGECPHLVRPKITQTATRVCEDCVKTGDTWVHLRLCMECGHVGCCDSSKNKHATKHFHRSKHPVIRSIEPGETWTWCYLDQVEGELGES, encoded by the coding sequence ATGGCCGGCGAGTGTCCCCATCTGGTCCGCCCCAAGATCACGCAAACCGCGACCCGCGTCTGCGAAGACTGCGTCAAGACCGGCGACACCTGGGTCCACCTGCGCCTGTGCATGGAGTGCGGCCATGTGGGCTGCTGCGACTCCTCCAAGAACAAGCATGCCACCAAGCACTTCCACCGCTCGAAGCACCCCGTCATCCGCTCCATCGAGCCCGGCGAGACTTGGACCTGGTGCTACCTGGACCAGGTCGAGGGCGAACTCGGGGAAAGCTAA